The following are encoded in a window of Alphaproteobacteria bacterium genomic DNA:
- a CDS encoding indolepyruvate ferredoxin oxidoreductase family protein, translating to MALAAVSLDDKYQLESGRIFLSGIQALVRLPIMQRQRDVAAGLDTGCFISGYRGSPLGGLDQSLWAARRFLENNKIHFQPGVNEDMAATAVWGSQQVGLHGDATVDGVFGMWYGKGPGVDRCGDVFKHANAAGTSKYGGVLAIAGDDHACRSSTLPHQSEHEFMSAMMPILDPAGVQEFLDFGLYGWAMSRYSGCWIGFKVTAETVESSASVYIDPHRAGIVLPDDFEMPPGGLNIRWPDWPPQDQEIRLQKHKLYAAIAFARANKLDRTVIDSPNPRLGIITTGKAYLDVMQALDDIGIDDAHAAEIGIRVYKVAMTWPIEREGMRHFAEGLEEILVVEEKRAVIENQLKEHLYNWREDVRPRVVGKFDEDGKWLIPSMDELTPAHIARVIAARIDRFYTSSRIKERLEFLDQKERALEIIPPTVTRIPYFCSGCPHNSSTRVPEGSRATAGIGCHFMSLWMDRETDTFTHMGGEGVPWVGQSPFVSTDHIFTNLGDGTYKHSGVLAIRASVAADVNITYKILYNDAVAMTGGQPVEGGLSVDDISRQVAAEGVGRIAVVSDEPDKYPVGTNFAAGVTFHHRDDLDAVQRELREWKGVSVLLYDQTCAAEKRRRRKRGLFPDPPKRIFINERVCEGCGDCSVQSNCLSVIPVETEFGRKRKIDQSSCNKDYSCLKGFCPSFVTVHGGRVRKRKAEGQSAAAAEALPAPELPAIDQPAYGIIVTGIGGTGVVTIGALIGMAAHIEGKGITVLDQTGLAQKGGAVTSHIRIAPTPDNIHAVRIAAGEADLILGCDLVVAASRDVLSKMRAGSTRVVVNAQETITGDFTHDPDLRIPGAEMVDILRQSVGPDATDAVDATRLATALLGDSIATNLFMLGFAWQKGLVPVSEEALMEAIALNGVAVDANKRAFQWGRRAAVDLEAVRQAALPEEAPNDEHHLSVSLDETVARRVADLTAYQDQAYAQRYADLVARVAAVEKDKAAGMTGLTEAVARYYYKLLAIKDEYEVARLYTDGDFLRHLGDQFEGDYRLEFNLAPPLLAERDPQTGHLKKRTFGPWMLRAFSVLARFKGLRGTAFDVFRRSAERKRERALIGEYETTVETLLENLNHDNHSLAVEIASLPEHIRGYGHVKERHVAAAEADRARMLENLLNPTPHMTAAE from the coding sequence ATGGCCCTTGCCGCCGTCTCACTCGACGACAAATACCAACTCGAATCGGGACGCATATTCCTCAGCGGGATTCAGGCCCTGGTGCGGTTGCCGATCATGCAGCGCCAGCGGGACGTGGCGGCCGGCCTCGACACCGGCTGTTTCATTTCCGGCTACCGCGGCTCGCCCCTCGGCGGGCTCGACCAATCGTTGTGGGCGGCGCGGCGATTCCTCGAAAACAACAAGATCCACTTTCAGCCCGGCGTCAACGAAGACATGGCGGCGACCGCGGTGTGGGGTAGCCAGCAAGTCGGCCTCCACGGCGACGCCACCGTCGATGGCGTATTCGGCATGTGGTACGGCAAGGGTCCCGGCGTCGACCGCTGTGGCGACGTGTTCAAACACGCCAACGCCGCCGGGACATCGAAATACGGCGGCGTCCTGGCGATTGCCGGCGACGATCATGCCTGCCGCTCCTCCACCCTGCCCCACCAGAGCGAGCACGAATTCATGTCGGCGATGATGCCGATCCTCGACCCGGCGGGCGTCCAGGAGTTCCTCGACTTCGGGCTCTACGGCTGGGCGATGTCACGCTATTCGGGCTGCTGGATCGGCTTCAAGGTGACCGCGGAAACAGTCGAGAGCTCGGCCTCCGTCTATATCGACCCTCATCGCGCCGGTATCGTCCTGCCCGACGATTTCGAGATGCCGCCGGGCGGCCTCAACATCCGTTGGCCGGACTGGCCGCCGCAGGATCAGGAGATCCGCCTGCAGAAACACAAGCTCTATGCGGCGATCGCCTTCGCCCGCGCCAACAAACTCGACCGCACCGTCATCGACAGCCCCAATCCGCGACTCGGCATCATCACCACCGGCAAGGCCTACCTCGACGTCATGCAGGCGCTCGACGATATCGGCATCGACGACGCCCACGCGGCCGAGATCGGCATCCGGGTCTACAAGGTCGCCATGACCTGGCCGATCGAGCGCGAGGGCATGCGCCACTTCGCCGAAGGGCTTGAGGAAATCCTCGTCGTCGAAGAGAAGCGCGCGGTGATCGAGAACCAGCTCAAGGAGCATTTGTACAATTGGCGCGAAGACGTTCGGCCGCGCGTCGTCGGCAAATTCGACGAGGACGGCAAATGGCTGATCCCCTCGATGGACGAGCTGACGCCGGCGCATATCGCCCGCGTCATCGCGGCCCGGATCGACCGCTTCTATACCAGCTCGCGGATCAAGGAACGGCTCGAATTCCTCGACCAGAAAGAGCGCGCGCTCGAAATCATCCCGCCGACGGTGACCCGCATCCCCTACTTCTGTTCGGGTTGCCCGCACAATTCGTCGACCCGCGTGCCCGAGGGCAGCCGGGCGACGGCCGGCATCGGTTGTCATTTCATGTCGTTATGGATGGACCGCGAAACCGACACCTTCACCCATATGGGCGGCGAGGGCGTGCCCTGGGTCGGCCAATCGCCATTCGTCTCGACCGACCACATTTTCACCAACCTGGGCGACGGAACCTACAAGCATTCGGGGGTTTTGGCGATCCGCGCGTCGGTCGCCGCGGACGTCAACATCACCTACAAGATCCTCTACAACGACGCCGTCGCCATGACCGGCGGCCAGCCGGTCGAAGGCGGGCTGTCGGTCGATGATATCTCCCGTCAGGTCGCAGCCGAGGGCGTCGGCCGCATCGCCGTCGTGTCCGACGAGCCCGACAAGTACCCGGTCGGCACCAACTTCGCCGCCGGGGTCACCTTCCACCATCGCGACGATCTCGATGCCGTGCAACGCGAATTGCGTGAGTGGAAGGGCGTGTCGGTCCTGCTCTACGACCAGACCTGCGCCGCCGAGAAACGGCGCCGGCGCAAGCGCGGCCTTTTTCCCGACCCGCCGAAACGGATATTCATCAACGAGCGGGTGTGCGAGGGCTGCGGCGACTGCAGCGTGCAATCGAACTGCCTGTCGGTGATCCCGGTCGAGACCGAGTTTGGCCGCAAGCGCAAGATCGACCAGTCATCCTGCAACAAGGATTATTCGTGCCTCAAGGGCTTCTGCCCGAGCTTCGTGACCGTGCACGGCGGCCGGGTGCGCAAACGCAAGGCCGAGGGACAGAGTGCGGCCGCCGCCGAGGCTCTGCCGGCGCCGGAGCTGCCGGCCATCGACCAGCCGGCGTACGGCATCATAGTCACCGGCATCGGCGGCACCGGCGTGGTGACCATCGGCGCGCTGATCGGCATGGCGGCCCATATCGAAGGCAAAGGCATCACCGTGCTCGACCAGACCGGGCTGGCCCAGAAGGGCGGCGCCGTCACCTCCCATATTCGCATTGCGCCCACGCCCGATAACATCCACGCCGTCCGTATCGCCGCCGGCGAAGCCGATCTGATCCTCGGTTGCGACCTGGTCGTCGCGGCCAGCCGGGACGTGCTGTCCAAGATGCGGGCCGGCTCGACGCGTGTTGTCGTCAATGCCCAGGAAACGATCACCGGCGACTTCACCCACGACCCCGATCTCCGGATTCCGGGCGCCGAAATGGTCGACATTCTACGCCAATCGGTAGGACCCGACGCGACCGACGCGGTCGACGCGACGCGGCTGGCGACGGCGCTGCTCGGCGACTCGATCGCCACCAACCTGTTCATGCTCGGATTTGCCTGGCAGAAGGGCCTGGTCCCGGTCTCCGAGGAGGCGTTGATGGAAGCGATCGCGCTCAACGGCGTCGCCGTCGATGCCAACAAACGCGCCTTCCAGTGGGGCCGCCGGGCTGCCGTCGACCTCGAAGCGGTGCGCCAGGCGGCGCTGCCCGAAGAGGCGCCCAACGATGAACACCATCTGTCCGTGTCCCTGGACGAGACCGTGGCGCGACGGGTGGCCGACCTCACCGCGTACCAGGACCAGGCCTATGCGCAACGCTACGCCGACCTCGTCGCGCGCGTCGCGGCTGTCGAGAAGGACAAGGCGGCTGGCATGACCGGCCTGACCGAGGCGGTCGCGCGCTATTACTACAAGCTGCTGGCGATCAAGGATGAGTACGAGGTCGCCCGGCTCTATACCGATGGCGATTTCCTGCGCCACCTCGGCGACCAGTTCGAAGGTGACTACCGCCTCGAATTCAACCTCGCCCCGCCGCTGTTGGCGGAGCGCGATCCGCAGACCGGGCACCTCAAGAAGCGCACCTTTGGGCCCTGGATGCTGCGTGCTTTCAGCGTGCTGGCCAGGTTCAAGGGCTTGCGCGGGACCGCGTTCGACGTCTTCCGCCGCAGCGCGGAGCGGAAACGGGAGCGCGCCCTGATCGGCGAGTACGAGACCACCGTCGAGACCCTGCTCGAAAATCTCAACCACGACAATCATTCGCTGGCAGTCGAGATTGCGTCGCTTCCGGAACACATTCGCGGCTATGGCCATGTCAAAGAACGTCATGTCGCGGCCGCCGAAGCCGACCGCGCGAGAATGCTCGAGAACCTCCTCAACCCCACACCGCATATGACGGCAGCGGAGTAG
- a CDS encoding SDR family NAD(P)-dependent oxidoreductase yields MKVIVTGAAGFIGYHAAVALLDAGAAVVGVDNLSPYYDVSLKEARLANLTDREGFEFRRLDITDHDGMVALTEAHPDTSHVLHLAAQAGVRHSLTHPEDYIQINLVGHFEVLEACRRLGGLDHLVYASSSSVYGGLPHLPYSESDPVNTPVSLYAATKKADELISHSYAHLHRMKMTGLRFFTVYGPWGRPDMSAFIFTKAILGGEPIEVFNHGDMRRDFTYVDDIVAGVMACLKAPPEDDGTAAPHRIYNIGNNRAEELMHFVGLIEEACGRKAEIRFQPMQPGDVKESCADISAIKRDHGFEPTTDIDVGIPRSVAWYREFYGV; encoded by the coding sequence ATGAAAGTCATTGTCACGGGCGCGGCCGGCTTCATCGGCTACCACGCCGCGGTCGCGTTGCTCGACGCCGGCGCCGCGGTGGTCGGGGTCGACAACCTGTCACCCTATTACGACGTCTCCTTGAAAGAGGCCCGGTTGGCGAATTTGACCGACCGCGAGGGGTTCGAGTTTCGCCGCCTGGATATCACCGACCACGACGGGATGGTTGCCCTGACCGAGGCCCATCCGGATACCTCCCACGTCCTTCACCTCGCGGCGCAGGCGGGGGTCCGCCACTCGCTGACCCATCCCGAGGACTATATCCAAATCAATCTCGTCGGCCATTTCGAGGTCCTCGAGGCGTGCCGGCGGCTGGGTGGCCTTGACCATCTCGTCTATGCGTCGTCATCGTCGGTCTATGGCGGCCTGCCCCATTTGCCTTATAGCGAATCCGATCCGGTCAACACGCCGGTCTCGCTCTATGCCGCGACCAAGAAGGCGGATGAATTGATCAGCCACAGCTACGCCCATCTGCACCGTATGAAGATGACCGGGCTGCGGTTTTTCACAGTCTACGGCCCGTGGGGGCGGCCGGACATGTCGGCCTTCATCTTTACCAAGGCGATCCTCGGCGGCGAGCCGATCGAAGTTTTCAATCACGGCGACATGCGGCGCGATTTCACCTATGTCGACGACATCGTCGCCGGCGTCATGGCGTGCCTCAAGGCGCCGCCGGAGGACGATGGGACCGCCGCACCGCACCGCATCTACAATATCGGCAACAATCGGGCCGAGGAATTGATGCATTTCGTTGGCCTGATCGAGGAGGCCTGCGGCCGCAAGGCCGAGATCCGCTTCCAGCCGATGCAGCCCGGCGACGTCAAGGAGAGCTGTGCCGACATCAGCGCAATCAAGCGCGACCACGGTTTCGAGCCGACCACCGACATCGACGTCGGCATCCCGCGCAGCGTCGCCTGGTACCGCGAGTTCTACGGCGTCTGA
- a CDS encoding DUF4440 domain-containing protein, with protein sequence MRFAHIAKIWTVVLGLAIAIAAAPVSAGDARQELDALNADWVKLFKDKDAAAIAAFYADDGLFLPPNAAPIQGQGPIGEMWTTLTQMPGVAFSIATERLEIAASGDLAYDYGVYDLAYDGDNGRVTDRGKYVVVWKRVDGGWRVAADIFNSNGAP encoded by the coding sequence ATGCGATTTGCACACATTGCCAAGATATGGACTGTCGTCCTGGGCCTTGCCATCGCCATAGCGGCGGCACCGGTATCGGCCGGGGACGCCCGGCAGGAACTCGACGCACTCAATGCCGACTGGGTCAAGTTGTTCAAGGACAAGGATGCGGCGGCCATCGCCGCGTTCTATGCCGACGACGGATTGTTTTTGCCGCCAAACGCGGCGCCGATCCAAGGCCAGGGACCGATCGGCGAGATGTGGACCACGCTGACGCAGATGCCGGGCGTCGCGTTCAGCATTGCGACCGAACGCCTCGAGATCGCGGCTTCCGGCGACCTGGCCTACGATTACGGGGTCTATGATCTCGCCTACGACGGCGATAACGGCCGCGTCACCGACCGGGGCAAATATGTCGTCGTGTGGAAGCGTGTCGACGGCGGGTGGCGCGTGGCCGCCGACATATTCAACAGCAACGGTGCGCCATAG
- a CDS encoding long-chain fatty acid--CoA ligase, translating to MSFEQAPNLLSLLLDSVGRLGDRPFLWSKRDGNYSPQSWIEVRDEISNIYRGLKAIGIEPGDRVALVAENQPKWLIADCAIMACGAITVPAYTTNTVEDHLHILNNSGAKAVFVSDRKLARALLPAAHTAQSVDSVISMEPLELHQDIGPTVFGWDEIKAKGAAQPDDLSDAVGRIERTDTCCIIHTSGTGGSPKGVMLSHGAVISNCDGAFNIFKKHVAIDSEVFLCFLPLSHAYEHTAGQFLPICIGAQIYYAEGVESLVANMAEARPTIMTAVPRLYETILQRIRTQLKRSGGVKERLFERAVILGSKRYENADGLTLLERIVDNILDLLVRKKVRERFGGRLKFFVSGGAPLNYEVGRFFTALGVRLLQGYGQTEAAPIVSCNPVEKLKLHTVGPPLTGVEVRTADDGEILIRGELVMQGYWNDPESTAATIRDDWLHTGDVGRIDEDGYIQVTDRKKDLIVNSGGDNVSPQRVEGFLTLQPEISQAMVYGDRRPYLVALIVPESEIVESWSKANGMPADLAVLADDPGFRDVVAAAIDRVNGEMSSIEKVRRFLIAPDPFTVENNMMTPTLKIRRHVVRAEYGPQLDALYGK from the coding sequence ATGAGTTTCGAGCAAGCACCCAACCTGCTCTCGCTTCTTCTCGATTCCGTCGGGCGCCTGGGCGACCGGCCCTTCCTATGGTCGAAGCGAGATGGAAACTATTCCCCGCAGAGCTGGATCGAAGTCCGCGACGAAATCAGCAACATCTATCGTGGTCTCAAGGCGATTGGAATCGAGCCCGGCGACCGCGTCGCCCTGGTCGCCGAAAACCAACCGAAGTGGCTGATCGCCGATTGCGCCATCATGGCGTGCGGCGCTATCACCGTACCGGCCTACACGACCAACACCGTCGAAGACCACCTCCACATCCTCAACAACAGCGGCGCCAAGGCGGTTTTCGTATCCGACCGAAAGTTGGCGCGCGCCCTTTTGCCGGCGGCCCACACGGCGCAGAGCGTCGATTCCGTGATCTCGATGGAGCCCCTCGAATTGCACCAGGATATCGGCCCAACCGTTTTCGGCTGGGACGAAATCAAGGCCAAGGGGGCGGCGCAGCCGGACGATCTGTCCGACGCGGTCGGTCGCATCGAGCGCACCGATACGTGCTGCATCATTCACACTTCCGGCACCGGCGGCTCGCCCAAGGGCGTCATGCTCAGCCACGGCGCGGTGATTTCGAACTGCGACGGCGCGTTCAACATCTTCAAGAAGCACGTCGCGATCGATTCCGAGGTCTTCCTCTGCTTCCTGCCGCTATCCCATGCCTACGAGCACACCGCGGGGCAGTTCCTTCCGATTTGTATCGGCGCCCAAATCTACTACGCCGAGGGTGTCGAGAGCCTGGTCGCCAACATGGCCGAGGCACGGCCAACGATCATGACCGCGGTGCCGCGCCTCTACGAGACCATCCTGCAACGCATCAGGACCCAGCTGAAACGCAGCGGCGGCGTCAAGGAGCGCCTTTTCGAGCGCGCCGTCATCCTCGGTTCCAAACGCTATGAGAACGCGGACGGCCTAACCCTGCTCGAACGAATCGTCGATAATATCCTCGATCTACTCGTGCGCAAGAAGGTGCGCGAGCGGTTTGGCGGTCGGCTCAAGTTCTTCGTCTCGGGCGGGGCCCCGCTCAACTACGAGGTCGGCCGCTTCTTTACCGCGCTCGGCGTGCGTCTGCTGCAGGGCTATGGTCAGACCGAGGCGGCGCCCATCGTCAGCTGCAACCCGGTCGAGAAGCTCAAACTGCACACCGTCGGGCCGCCGCTCACCGGTGTCGAAGTGCGGACCGCCGACGACGGAGAAATTCTCATCCGCGGTGAACTGGTCATGCAGGGTTATTGGAACGATCCCGAATCGACGGCGGCGACCATTCGCGACGATTGGCTCCATACCGGCGACGTCGGCCGCATCGACGAGGACGGCTATATCCAGGTCACCGACCGCAAGAAGGACCTGATCGTCAATTCCGGCGGCGATAACGTGTCGCCGCAGCGCGTCGAGGGGTTTCTGACCCTGCAGCCGGAGATCAGCCAGGCGATGGTCTACGGCGATCGGCGGCCGTACCTGGTGGCTTTGATCGTCCCGGAATCGGAAATCGTCGAGAGCTGGTCGAAAGCGAATGGCATGCCTGCCGACCTCGCCGTTCTCGCCGACGATCCCGGTTTCAGGGACGTCGTCGCGGCGGCGATCGATCGGGTCAACGGCGAAATGTCGTCGATCGAGAAAGTACGACGGTTCCTCATCGCACCGGACCCTTTCACGGTCGAAAACAACATGATGACGCCGACCTTGAAGATACGGCGACACGTCGTCCGCGCCGAATACGGGCCGCAGCTCGACGCCCTCTACGGGAAATAG
- a CDS encoding M3 family oligoendopeptidase produces MTVTPAATRSPDLGTLPEWDLSDLYPGPESTELQNALARARDDAKAFRDRYRGRLESLSGDDLAAAIAAYEAIEEVLGRVMSFAGLRYAADVADPDRARFNQDMQEAVTDISTQLLFFTLEINRLGDAVMEGKLESPELRHYAPWIRDVRAFRDHQLADDMEELLHEKSVAGRAAWVRLFDETIAALRFPVYDRELTSQEVLNLLTDTDENVRQQAAESIGRVLGVHARTFALITNTLAKDKEIEDRWRHYPRPVSSRNLVNQVEDEVVDALVAATRASYPRLSHRYYALKARWLGKDRLAYWDRNAPLPESEDRLIPWPAAADIVLGAYGAFSGEMADIGRRFFGTGWIDAPVRPGKSPGAFSHSTVPSVHPYILVNYQGKTRDVMTVAHELGHGVHQVLAAPQGLLLADTPLTLAETASVFGEMLTFQALLRATDDAARRRALIAAKVEDMLNTVVRQIAFHEFERKVHDERRAGELSIDRLNEIWFEVQGESLGPAIELDGDYRYYWTYIPHFIHSPFYVYAYAFGDCLVNALYAVYQESESGFADRYLDMLRAGGTKRHRELLEPFGLDAGDPAFWQRGLGVVEQLIDELEALDGAV; encoded by the coding sequence ATGACCGTCACACCCGCCGCCACCCGATCGCCCGATCTCGGCACCTTGCCCGAATGGGATCTGAGCGATCTCTACCCGGGGCCGGAGTCGACGGAATTGCAAAATGCCCTCGCGCGCGCGCGCGATGACGCCAAAGCCTTTCGCGACCGTTACCGCGGCCGTCTCGAATCCCTCAGCGGTGATGACCTGGCCGCGGCGATCGCCGCCTACGAAGCGATCGAGGAAGTCCTCGGCCGGGTCATGAGTTTTGCCGGCCTGCGTTACGCGGCCGACGTCGCCGATCCGGACCGGGCGCGGTTCAATCAGGACATGCAGGAAGCGGTCACCGATATCTCCACCCAATTGTTGTTTTTCACCCTCGAGATCAACCGGCTCGGCGATGCCGTCATGGAGGGCAAGCTCGAGTCGCCGGAGTTGCGGCATTACGCGCCCTGGATCCGGGACGTTCGGGCGTTCCGCGATCATCAGCTGGCCGACGACATGGAGGAGCTCCTGCATGAGAAATCGGTCGCCGGGCGCGCCGCCTGGGTCCGCCTTTTCGACGAGACGATCGCGGCGCTGCGGTTTCCGGTCTACGACCGGGAGCTGACCAGCCAGGAAGTGCTCAATCTGCTGACCGACACGGACGAAAATGTGCGGCAGCAGGCGGCCGAATCCATCGGCCGGGTACTCGGCGTCCATGCCCGGACCTTTGCCCTGATCACCAATACGCTGGCCAAGGACAAGGAGATCGAGGACCGGTGGCGCCACTATCCAAGGCCGGTATCGTCGCGGAACCTGGTCAACCAGGTCGAGGATGAGGTCGTCGATGCCCTGGTCGCGGCCACGCGCGCCTCGTACCCCCGCCTCTCGCACCGCTACTACGCGCTCAAGGCCAGGTGGCTGGGCAAGGATCGGCTCGCCTATTGGGATCGCAACGCGCCGTTGCCGGAGAGCGAGGACCGGCTCATCCCATGGCCCGCAGCCGCGGACATCGTGCTCGGCGCCTATGGCGCGTTTTCGGGCGAGATGGCGGATATCGGCCGGCGCTTTTTCGGCACCGGGTGGATCGATGCGCCGGTAAGGCCGGGCAAGTCGCCGGGAGCCTTCTCCCACTCCACCGTGCCCAGCGTGCACCCCTATATCCTGGTCAACTACCAGGGCAAGACCCGCGACGTCATGACCGTAGCCCACGAATTGGGCCATGGCGTTCACCAGGTGTTGGCGGCTCCGCAAGGATTGTTGCTGGCCGATACGCCGTTGACCCTCGCCGAGACGGCATCGGTGTTCGGCGAGATGCTGACTTTCCAGGCATTGTTACGCGCGACCGATGACGCGGCCCGTCGCCGCGCCCTGATCGCCGCCAAGGTCGAGGACATGCTGAACACGGTGGTCCGGCAGATCGCTTTCCACGAGTTCGAGCGCAAGGTCCATGACGAGCGTCGCGCGGGCGAATTGTCGATCGATCGTCTCAACGAGATATGGTTCGAGGTCCAAGGCGAGAGCCTGGGCCCGGCGATCGAACTGGATGGCGATTATCGCTACTATTGGACCTATATTCCGCACTTCATCCATTCGCCGTTCTACGTCTACGCCTATGCCTTCGGCGATTGCCTGGTGAATGCGCTTTATGCCGTCTATCAGGAATCGGAATCGGGCTTCGCCGACAGGTACCTGGATATGTTGCGTGCGGGCGGCACGAAGCGGCATCGCGAACTGCTCGAGCCGTTCGGCCTCGATGCCGGGGATCCGGCGTTCTGGCAGCGCGGACTCGGCGTCGTCGAACAATTGATCGATGAGCTGGAAGCGCTCGACGGGGCCGTGTGA
- a CDS encoding AarF/ABC1/UbiB kinase family protein, whose product MSDDPADDGDPLSGEDDSLGGRVRRYAQVGTAVGTLAARLAGQRFFGVSIDRGLHAKELTTALGGLKGPLMKVAQLMSTIPDMLPGEYAEQFTELQSNAPAMGWVFVRRRMATELGGDWQKRFASFGREAARAASLGQVHRATGLDGRQLACKLQYPDMASVVEADLRQLRIIFSIYERYDKAVSTGEIHKEISARLREELDYAREGRHMRLYQLMLAKEPGVFVPEPVDELSTDRLLTMTWLDGEPLLDFVDSHQDMRNAVAYNMFRAWYVPFYDYGVIHGDPHLGNYTARRDGTVNLLDFGCIRVFPPSFVGGVIDLYHALRDDDQDLAVHAYETWGFRDLGKDVIEVLNLWARFVYAPLMEDKVRRIQAEQGTVYGARVAEKVHSELRRLGGVMPPREFVLMDRAAIGLGSVFLRLNAEINWYRMFHELIGDFDLSALAKRQKSALKKVGL is encoded by the coding sequence GTGAGCGACGATCCGGCGGACGACGGCGACCCGCTCTCCGGCGAGGATGACAGCCTTGGCGGTCGGGTTCGCCGTTATGCCCAGGTCGGCACCGCAGTCGGTACACTCGCGGCGCGCCTGGCCGGCCAGCGTTTCTTCGGCGTGTCGATCGACCGCGGCCTGCACGCCAAGGAGTTGACCACCGCGCTCGGCGGACTCAAGGGGCCGTTGATGAAGGTCGCTCAGTTGATGAGCACGATCCCCGATATGCTGCCCGGCGAGTACGCCGAACAGTTCACCGAACTGCAGTCGAATGCCCCGGCCATGGGGTGGGTCTTCGTCCGCCGCCGCATGGCGACCGAACTCGGTGGCGATTGGCAGAAGCGGTTTGCGTCATTCGGCCGCGAGGCCGCACGGGCGGCATCGCTCGGACAGGTCCATCGCGCCACAGGGCTCGATGGGCGGCAGCTCGCGTGCAAGCTGCAATACCCCGACATGGCGTCGGTCGTCGAAGCCGACCTGCGGCAGCTCCGCATCATTTTCTCGATCTACGAGCGCTACGACAAGGCGGTGTCGACCGGTGAAATCCACAAGGAGATTTCGGCCCGCCTGCGCGAGGAATTGGACTACGCCCGAGAGGGCCGGCACATGCGGCTCTATCAGCTCATGCTGGCCAAGGAGCCGGGGGTCTTCGTGCCCGAACCGGTCGACGAGTTGTCGACCGACCGCCTGCTGACGATGACCTGGCTCGATGGCGAACCGCTGCTCGATTTCGTCGATTCCCACCAGGACATGCGCAATGCCGTCGCCTACAACATGTTCCGCGCCTGGTACGTGCCGTTCTACGATTACGGCGTGATCCATGGCGACCCGCATCTCGGCAACTACACCGCGCGCCGCGACGGCACGGTCAACCTGCTCGATTTCGGCTGTATCCGCGTCTTTCCCCCGTCCTTCGTCGGCGGCGTGATCGATCTCTATCATGCGTTGCGCGACGACGATCAGGACCTGGCGGTGCATGCATACGAGACTTGGGGTTTCCGCGATCTCGGCAAGGACGTGATCGAAGTGCTCAACCTGTGGGCGCGGTTCGTCTACGCGCCGCTGATGGAGGACAAGGTGCGCCGCATTCAGGCCGAACAGGGCACCGTCTACGGCGCCCGAGTCGCCGAAAAGGTGCATAGCGAGCTGCGCCGGCTCGGCGGCGTCATGCCGCCGCGGGAGTTCGTCTTGATGGACCGCGCGGCGATCGGTCTCGGCTCGGTCTTCCTGCGCCTCAATGCGGAGATCAATTGGTACCGGATGTTCCACGAACTGATCGGCGACTTCGACCTTTCCGCCTTGGCGAAGCGTCAGAAATCCGCCTTGAAAAAGGTCGGGCTGTGA
- a CDS encoding DUF3565 domain-containing protein — MRRRIVGFHRDEDGHWVADLDCGHARHVRHHPPMAERPWVLTEDGREAKIGAVVDCITCDDDATGAGGD; from the coding sequence ATGCGACGGCGCATCGTCGGTTTCCACCGTGACGAGGACGGCCATTGGGTGGCCGACCTCGATTGCGGCCATGCCCGCCACGTTCGCCACCATCCGCCGATGGCCGAGCGCCCCTGGGTGCTGACCGAGGATGGCCGCGAGGCCAAGATCGGCGCGGTCGTCGATTGCATAACCTGCGACGATGACGCAACGGGTGCCGGCGGGGATTGA
- a CDS encoding cysteine hydrolase, which translates to MPKDTFSAHRHDHDTLILSPHHTAILVVDMLNDFCSEGGAMVLPGAERLYGPQNTVIAAARAGGAAVAFVNDCHRPEMRRDREFLKREPHCIEGTWGAEIVDALDQQDSDIRVVKRRFSGFFNTDLDLTLKDMEVDAVVVMGVVTNICVRSTAHDAFFHGYRIVVPDDCVAATGPREQESSLYDIATHFGWVSEADEVARSLTEGTMIAGKEIPA; encoded by the coding sequence ATGCCGAAGGACACCTTTTCAGCTCATCGTCACGACCATGACACACTGATCCTGTCGCCGCATCACACGGCCATACTCGTGGTCGACATGCTCAACGATTTTTGCAGTGAAGGCGGCGCCATGGTGTTGCCCGGCGCGGAGCGGCTCTACGGGCCTCAGAATACGGTGATCGCTGCGGCTCGCGCGGGTGGAGCCGCGGTGGCGTTCGTCAATGATTGCCACCGCCCCGAGATGCGGCGGGACCGCGAGTTTCTCAAAAGGGAACCACATTGTATCGAAGGAACCTGGGGTGCCGAAATTGTCGACGCGCTGGACCAACAAGACAGCGATATCCGCGTCGTCAAACGACGCTTTTCGGGCTTCTTCAACACCGACCTCGACCTCACTTTGAAGGACATGGAGGTCGACGCCGTCGTCGTCATGGGGGTGGTTACGAATATCTGTGTGCGCTCGACCGCCCACGACGCGTTCTTTCATGGTTACCGCATTGTCGTGCCGGACGACTGTGTCGCGGCGACGGGACCGCGTGAACAGGAATCAAGCCTCTACGATATCGCGACGCATTTCGGCTGGGTGTCGGAGGCGGACGAGGTTGCACGATCGTTGACCGAAGGAACGATGATCGCCGGCAAGGAAATCCCAGCTTAA